Proteins from a single region of Streptomyces sp. HUAS 15-9:
- a CDS encoding asparagine synthase-related protein, translating to MRWLVGWSSAAAGAAEIGSAGATGHDGETVHPIGSQLLWGDPDPLWAVGDWRPDEVRVVKADAQNRVAVLGTCGASDEELRLGLFTARGGALRHLTAWSGSYTAVVQVGRRVTVCGDLAGARPVFYTPWAGGTAYATAALPLADLIEANLDFGHLAALLAAPDVPAVLHDSTPYDGVRRVPPGHALILRAGAREIAGYEPVASLAVAAPSADPDRAVDAVRDALVEAVRARLSAPRHVPDIDPGPVPGMGPAERRAARGMPVPGIGADLSGGPASGTLALLAAGLPGMPGTILGHGTGAGERLLAVTFNDLAVGGREAELERAGSLASNPRLHHVVVAGGEEVLPYADLDGPLTDEPAPSLVLAARHRARLASGSADHFTGYGARQVLDAHPARLADLLMDRKRRHLVRPVAALAKADGSVLVPARVYSAARRLARTPYRAGVEVLAERLLRRRFDEPGGAVGASLAALTWARPGPAARWLTGEALAEVSVLLQSSANRSGVGPGQRPGDYRARAALARHAADIRVLEQAAEIRSQRLHAPFLDNQVVRACRELPEALRVQPGARAAILRTVLEGAGVTDLPPGWGAPSHASSAAAARTGLRVAADSLVSLFTTPLLAEAGLIEARVVRKALRGAAAGEPLPLDGLADLVSLELWLRRLLARRGTCWTGTPARARAVPAGITPQRGRWGRGLPRGGGRARGCGGWRPGGPPGAVRCGFGRAVAAGRPGGSGLPGVVAAPAAGA from the coding sequence ATGCGGTGGTTGGTGGGATGGAGCAGCGCCGCCGCCGGTGCCGCCGAGATCGGTTCCGCGGGCGCGACAGGGCACGACGGCGAGACCGTGCACCCGATCGGCTCCCAGCTCCTGTGGGGTGACCCCGATCCCCTGTGGGCGGTCGGTGACTGGCGCCCGGACGAGGTGCGCGTGGTCAAGGCCGACGCCCAGAACCGCGTCGCCGTGCTGGGCACCTGCGGTGCCTCCGACGAGGAGCTGCGGCTCGGCCTGTTCACCGCGCGCGGCGGGGCACTTCGGCATCTGACGGCCTGGTCCGGCAGTTACACGGCCGTCGTCCAGGTCGGCCGCCGCGTCACCGTCTGCGGCGATCTCGCCGGCGCCCGCCCGGTGTTCTACACCCCCTGGGCCGGCGGCACCGCGTACGCGACGGCCGCGCTGCCGCTCGCCGACCTCATCGAGGCCAACCTCGACTTCGGCCACCTCGCGGCGCTGCTCGCCGCTCCCGACGTACCGGCCGTGCTGCACGACTCGACGCCGTACGACGGCGTGCGGCGCGTTCCGCCGGGACATGCCCTGATCCTGCGTGCGGGCGCGCGCGAGATCGCCGGGTACGAGCCGGTCGCCTCCCTCGCCGTGGCGGCGCCCTCGGCCGACCCGGACAGGGCGGTGGACGCCGTGCGGGACGCGCTCGTGGAGGCGGTGCGCGCCCGTCTGTCCGCACCCCGGCACGTCCCCGACATCGACCCCGGCCCGGTGCCCGGCATGGGCCCGGCCGAACGGCGTGCCGCGCGCGGGATGCCCGTACCCGGGATCGGCGCGGACCTGAGCGGCGGCCCCGCCTCCGGAACGCTCGCCCTGCTGGCCGCCGGCCTCCCGGGCATGCCGGGCACGATCCTGGGCCACGGCACCGGCGCCGGTGAGCGGCTGCTGGCCGTCACCTTCAACGACCTGGCCGTCGGGGGCCGCGAGGCCGAGCTGGAGCGGGCGGGCAGCCTCGCGTCCAACCCGCGCCTGCACCATGTCGTGGTGGCCGGCGGCGAGGAGGTACTGCCGTACGCCGACCTGGACGGACCGCTCACGGACGAGCCGGCACCCTCGCTGGTCCTGGCGGCCCGGCACCGGGCGCGGCTGGCATCGGGCAGCGCGGACCACTTCACCGGCTACGGCGCCCGCCAGGTCCTGGACGCCCACCCGGCCCGCCTGGCGGACCTGCTGATGGACCGCAAACGGCGCCACCTTGTGCGTCCGGTCGCGGCACTGGCCAAGGCTGACGGTTCGGTGCTGGTCCCCGCGCGCGTGTACAGCGCGGCACGGCGGCTGGCGCGGACGCCGTACCGGGCGGGCGTGGAAGTGCTCGCCGAACGCCTGCTGCGCCGACGGTTCGACGAACCCGGAGGCGCGGTCGGAGCGTCCCTCGCGGCGCTCACCTGGGCCAGACCGGGGCCCGCGGCGCGCTGGCTGACCGGAGAGGCACTGGCTGAAGTATCGGTTCTGCTCCAGAGCTCGGCGAACCGCTCCGGAGTGGGCCCCGGCCAGCGGCCCGGCGACTACCGCGCGCGTGCGGCACTGGCCCGGCACGCGGCGGACATCCGGGTGCTGGAACAGGCCGCCGAGATCCGCTCCCAGCGGCTGCACGCCCCGTTCCTCGACAACCAGGTGGTCCGCGCCTGCCGCGAACTCCCCGAGGCCCTCAGGGTCCAGCCCGGCGCCCGCGCCGCCATCCTCCGTACGGTCCTGGAGGGCGCCGGCGTCACCGACCTCCCGCCCGGCTGGGGCGCCCCCTCCCACGCCTCCTCGGCCGCCGCCGCCCGCACGGGCCTGCGCGTGGCCGCCGACTCCCTCGTCTCCCTCTTCACCACCCCCCTCCTCGCGGAAGCGGGCCTGATCGAGGCCCGCGTGGTCCGCAAGGCACTGCGCGGCGCGGCCGCGGGCGAACCACTGCCGCTGGACGGCCTGGCGGACCTGGTCTCCCTGGAGTTGTGGCTGCGCCGGCTGCTGGCGCGTAGGGGCACGTGCTGGACGGGCACCCCGGCACGCGCGCGTGCGGTTCCGGCGGGGATCACGCCGCAGCGGGGGCGCTGGGGGCGGGGGCTGCCGCGCGGCGGGGGTAGGGCACGGGGCTGCGGTGGATGGCGGCCGGGTGGTCCGCCTGGCGCTGTGCGGTGCGGCTTCGGGCGAGCCGTTGCCGCTGGACGGCCTGGCGGGTCTGGTCTCCCTGGAGTTGTGGCTGCGCCGGCTGCTGGCGCGTAG
- the trmB gene encoding tRNA (guanosine(46)-N7)-methyltransferase TrmB, with product MSEFLNAPESPRHVPGVSVRHTRAKGEPRFPDGPRADPAGSHFERRIRSFQPRRSRVTAGQADALQRLWPKWGLDIDGQRVLDLGELFGNDKPVVLEIGFGMGEATAQMAAENPDLNILAVDVHTPGQGNLLNLCDQNGLSNVRVGNGDAIILLREMLTPDSLDGLRVYFPDPWPKKRHHKRRLIQPEFLDLAATRLRPGAIVHCATDWEPYAEQMLEVLTAHPDFENTRPDGGFSPRPGFRPLTRFEGQGLDKGHVVNDLLFRRVQHREQQRR from the coding sequence GTGTCTGAGTTCCTGAACGCCCCCGAATCCCCCCGGCACGTCCCCGGCGTCTCCGTCCGGCACACCCGCGCCAAGGGTGAGCCTCGCTTCCCGGACGGCCCCAGGGCCGATCCCGCCGGATCGCACTTCGAGCGGCGGATCCGGAGCTTCCAGCCACGGCGGAGCCGGGTGACCGCGGGGCAGGCGGACGCGCTGCAGCGGCTGTGGCCCAAGTGGGGCCTCGACATCGACGGGCAGCGGGTCCTCGACCTGGGCGAGCTGTTCGGGAACGACAAGCCCGTGGTGCTGGAGATCGGGTTCGGCATGGGCGAGGCCACCGCGCAGATGGCCGCCGAGAACCCCGACCTCAACATCCTCGCCGTCGACGTGCACACCCCGGGGCAGGGCAACCTGCTCAACCTCTGCGACCAGAACGGGCTGTCCAACGTCCGGGTCGGCAACGGGGACGCGATCATCCTGCTGCGCGAGATGCTCACGCCCGACTCGCTCGACGGGCTGCGCGTCTACTTCCCCGACCCCTGGCCGAAGAAGCGGCACCACAAGCGGCGGCTGATCCAGCCGGAGTTCCTCGACCTGGCCGCCACCCGCCTCAGACCGGGGGCGATCGTGCACTGCGCGACGGACTGGGAGCCGTACGCCGAGCAGATGCTCGAAGTGCTGACCGCGCACCCGGACTTCGAGAACACCCGGCCCGACGGCGGTTTCTCGCCGCGTCCCGGCTTCAGGCCGCTGACCCGTTTCGAGGGTCAGGGACTGGACAAGGGGCATGTGGTGAACGATCTGCTCTTCCGCCGCGTACAGCACCGGGAGCAGCAGCGACGTTAG
- a CDS encoding MFS transporter, with protein MSREQRGPNEKLGAVLALAGISNAGLARRVNDLGAQRGLTLRYDKTSVARWVSKGMVPQGAAPHLIAAAIGQKLGRPVPLHEIGLADADPAPEVGLAFPRDVGQAVRSATELYRLDLAGRRAGSGGIWQSLAGSFAVSAYATPASRWLITPADSSVARDANPSEGSGAPIKVGHSDVQKLREAAEDARRWDSKYGGGDWRSSMVPECLRVEAAPLLLGSYSDEVGRALFGASAELTRLAGWMAFDTGQQEAAQRYYIQALRLARAAADVPLGGYVLASMSLQATYRGFGDEGVDLAQAAVERNRGLATARTMSFFRLVEARAHARASDAQAAGAALKAAEGWLERAREGDNDPTWLGFYSYDRFAADAAECYRDLKAPRQVRRFTEQALSKPTEEFVRSHGLRLVVSAVAELESGNLDAACEQGVRAVEVAGRISSARTTEYVKDLLHRLEPYGDEPRVVELRERARPLLAPA; from the coding sequence ATGTCCAGGGAGCAACGCGGGCCGAACGAAAAGCTCGGCGCCGTTCTCGCCCTCGCGGGAATCAGCAACGCAGGACTCGCGCGACGCGTCAACGATCTTGGCGCTCAACGCGGGTTGACTCTTCGCTACGACAAGACCTCGGTCGCGCGCTGGGTGTCGAAGGGCATGGTGCCGCAGGGTGCCGCGCCCCACCTCATCGCGGCCGCGATCGGCCAGAAGCTCGGCCGCCCGGTGCCGCTCCACGAGATCGGCCTGGCGGACGCGGATCCCGCACCCGAAGTGGGCCTCGCCTTCCCCAGAGACGTAGGACAGGCGGTGCGGTCGGCGACGGAGCTGTACCGTCTCGACCTCGCCGGCCGCCGGGCCGGCTCCGGCGGCATCTGGCAGTCCCTGGCCGGATCATTCGCAGTGAGCGCATACGCAACGCCCGCCTCACGCTGGCTGATAACCCCCGCCGACAGCTCGGTCGCACGGGACGCAAACCCCTCCGAGGGCTCCGGCGCACCGATCAAAGTCGGCCACAGCGATGTGCAGAAACTGCGGGAGGCCGCCGAGGACGCCAGGCGCTGGGACTCCAAATACGGAGGCGGCGACTGGCGTTCGTCCATGGTGCCCGAGTGTTTACGGGTGGAGGCGGCACCGCTGCTGCTCGGCTCGTACTCCGACGAGGTCGGCCGCGCCCTGTTCGGGGCCTCCGCCGAACTCACCCGTCTCGCGGGCTGGATGGCCTTCGACACGGGCCAGCAGGAGGCCGCGCAGCGGTACTACATCCAGGCACTGCGCCTCGCGCGTGCGGCCGCCGACGTCCCCCTCGGGGGCTACGTCCTGGCCTCCATGTCCCTTCAGGCGACCTACCGGGGCTTCGGCGACGAGGGCGTCGACCTCGCGCAGGCCGCCGTGGAGCGCAACCGGGGTCTGGCCACCGCCCGCACCATGAGCTTCTTCCGCCTCGTCGAGGCGCGCGCGCACGCACGCGCCAGTGACGCACAGGCGGCCGGCGCGGCCCTGAAGGCCGCCGAGGGCTGGCTGGAGCGGGCCCGGGAGGGCGACAACGACCCGACCTGGCTCGGCTTCTACTCCTACGACCGGTTCGCCGCCGACGCCGCGGAGTGCTACCGCGATCTGAAGGCACCGCGGCAGGTCCGGCGCTTCACGGAGCAGGCACTGTCGAAGCCGACGGAGGAGTTCGTGCGGTCGCACGGGCTGCGGCTGGTCGTCTCGGCGGTCGCCGAACTGGAGTCGGGCAATCTGGACGCGGCGTGCGAGCAGGGGGTGCGGGCCGTGGAGGTCGCGGGGCGGATATCGTCCGCGCGCACCACGGAGTACGTGAAGGATCTGCTGCACCGGCTGGAGCCGTACGGCGACGAACCGCGCGTGGTCGAGCTGCGGGAGCGGGCGCGACCGCTGTTGGCTCCCGCCTAG
- the lhgO gene encoding L-2-hydroxyglutarate oxidase encodes MVQVREVAYDCDVLVVGGGIVGLSTAYAITRAAPGTRVTVLEKEPGPARHQTGRNSGVIHSGIYYRPGSLKARYAVRGAAEMVKFCAEYGIAHAVTGKLIVATERSELPRLHALVQRGRENGIPVRELGAAQIAEYEPEVRGLAAIHVGTTGVADFAGVARQLAEASGAEIRYGARAVRVDRRPELGVAVRTAGGDIVRGRVLVNCAGLYCDEVARLTGDEPEVRIVPFRGEYYELARPALVRGLVYPVPDPAFPFLGVHLTRGIDGGVHVGPNAVPALAREGYGWGVVRPREVAGTLAWPGAWAMARQHWRYGAGEFWRSVSKPAFTDAVRRLLPAVQPDDLVRAAPGVRAQAVLRDGTLVDDFLIREGARAVHVLNAPSPAATASLPIGRSVARRALAVLGSL; translated from the coding sequence GTGGTGCAGGTGCGGGAGGTCGCGTACGACTGCGACGTGCTGGTGGTCGGCGGTGGGATCGTCGGGCTGTCGACGGCGTATGCGATCACACGTGCCGCACCTGGGACACGGGTGACCGTGCTGGAGAAGGAGCCGGGGCCCGCCCGGCACCAGACGGGGCGCAACAGCGGTGTGATCCACAGCGGGATCTACTACCGTCCCGGCTCGCTCAAGGCGCGGTACGCGGTGCGGGGCGCCGCCGAGATGGTGAAGTTCTGTGCCGAGTACGGCATCGCGCACGCCGTGACCGGCAAGCTGATCGTCGCCACCGAGCGCTCCGAGCTGCCCCGGCTGCACGCCCTGGTGCAGCGCGGCCGGGAGAACGGGATTCCGGTGCGGGAGCTGGGCGCCGCGCAGATCGCCGAGTACGAGCCGGAGGTGCGTGGCCTCGCGGCCATACACGTCGGGACGACGGGCGTGGCCGACTTCGCCGGGGTCGCACGGCAGCTCGCCGAGGCGTCCGGGGCGGAGATCCGGTACGGGGCACGGGCCGTGCGGGTGGACCGCCGCCCGGAGCTGGGGGTCGCCGTGCGGACGGCGGGCGGGGACATCGTGCGCGGGCGGGTGCTGGTGAACTGCGCCGGGCTGTACTGCGACGAGGTGGCCCGGCTGACCGGCGACGAGCCCGAGGTGCGGATCGTGCCCTTCCGGGGCGAGTACTACGAGCTGGCGCGGCCCGCACTGGTGCGGGGCCTGGTGTATCCGGTGCCGGACCCGGCGTTCCCGTTCCTCGGCGTGCATCTCACGCGCGGGATCGACGGGGGCGTGCACGTCGGCCCCAACGCGGTGCCCGCCCTGGCCCGGGAGGGGTACGGCTGGGGGGTCGTACGGCCGCGTGAGGTGGCGGGCACGCTGGCCTGGCCCGGGGCGTGGGCGATGGCCCGGCAGCACTGGCGCTACGGGGCCGGGGAGTTTTGGCGCTCGGTGTCGAAGCCGGCGTTCACGGACGCGGTGCGCAGACTGCTGCCCGCCGTGCAGCCGGACGATCTGGTGCGGGCGGCCCCCGGGGTGCGCGCGCAGGCCGTCCTGCGGGACGGGACACTCGTCGACGACTTCCTGATCCGGGAGGGCGCACGGGCCGTGCACGTGCTGAACGCCCCGTCTCCGGCGGCCACGGCCTCGCTGCCGATCGGGAGGTCTGTGGCGCGCCGGGCACTGGCCGTGCTGGGCTCGTTGTGA
- a CDS encoding PrsW family intramembrane metalloprotease: MTTFPPYPTHPAGPDGGALHHPRWWQRRWVRYGALITLLALSGLVILALVREQTGTEGFLVGICLAVLPVPLLIAAFRWLDRVEPGPWRNLLFAFAWGACAAALIAIVANSFATRWIATTTADPSGADTLGATVIAPIVEESSKAAAVLLVFLFRRRDFTGIVDGVVIAGVTATGFAFTENILYLGTAFGTDQMTGDRGIASVTAATFFVRVVMSPFAHPLFTVLTGIGFGIAALSAERQHVRRVLVPLGGLLLAMSMHAFWNGSSTFGPYGFFAVYAAFMVPAFGLLTWLAIWTRQRELRTVREELPVYVFAGWLGPAEPFVLGSMRARQMARDYAGHHLGKQAARAVGQYEADATALAFLRHRGRRGRAGADYVVRERELLAELWKRRQVARPAMEYAARMSAPPRPVYGPQIPYGPQVPYGMPVQYGYPAAPYPAYNPYRP; the protein is encoded by the coding sequence GTGACCACCTTTCCCCCGTATCCGACGCACCCCGCCGGCCCCGACGGCGGTGCGCTCCATCACCCGCGCTGGTGGCAGCGCAGATGGGTGCGGTACGGGGCACTCATCACCCTGCTCGCGCTCTCCGGGCTCGTCATCCTCGCCCTGGTCCGCGAACAGACCGGCACGGAAGGGTTCCTGGTCGGGATCTGTCTCGCCGTGCTGCCCGTGCCCCTGCTCATAGCCGCCTTCCGCTGGCTCGACCGGGTCGAGCCGGGGCCCTGGCGGAACTTGCTCTTCGCGTTCGCCTGGGGCGCCTGCGCGGCGGCGTTGATAGCCATCGTGGCCAACAGCTTCGCGACGCGGTGGATAGCCACGACCACCGCCGATCCGTCCGGCGCCGACACCCTCGGCGCCACCGTCATAGCGCCCATCGTGGAGGAGTCCTCCAAGGCGGCGGCCGTACTCCTCGTCTTCCTGTTCCGCAGACGGGACTTCACCGGGATCGTGGACGGCGTGGTGATAGCGGGGGTCACCGCCACCGGGTTCGCCTTCACCGAGAACATCCTCTATCTCGGCACCGCCTTCGGCACCGACCAGATGACCGGCGACCGCGGCATCGCCTCCGTCACGGCCGCGACGTTCTTCGTGCGCGTCGTGATGTCCCCGTTCGCGCACCCCCTCTTCACCGTCCTCACCGGCATCGGCTTCGGCATCGCCGCGCTCTCCGCCGAGCGGCAGCATGTGCGGCGGGTGCTGGTGCCGCTCGGCGGGCTGCTGCTCGCGATGAGCATGCACGCGTTCTGGAACGGCTCCTCGACCTTCGGCCCGTACGGGTTCTTCGCGGTGTACGCAGCGTTCATGGTGCCCGCGTTCGGGCTGCTGACCTGGCTGGCGATCTGGACACGGCAGCGCGAACTGCGGACCGTGCGCGAGGAACTGCCCGTGTATGTCTTCGCCGGGTGGCTCGGGCCCGCCGAACCGTTCGTGCTCGGCTCGATGCGGGCACGGCAGATGGCCCGGGACTACGCCGGCCACCACCTGGGCAAGCAGGCGGCGCGCGCCGTGGGGCAGTACGAGGCGGACGCGACGGCACTGGCGTTCCTGCGCCATCGCGGGCGCCGGGGCCGCGCGGGGGCCGACTACGTCGTACGGGAGCGGGAGTTGCTGGCCGAGCTGTGGAAGCGACGCCAGGTGGCCCGTCCGGCGATGGAGTACGCGGCCCGGATGTCCGCGC